A genomic stretch from Meriones unguiculatus strain TT.TT164.6M chromosome 15, Bangor_MerUng_6.1, whole genome shotgun sequence includes:
- the Stk16 gene encoding serine/threonine-protein kinase 16, which yields MGHALCVCSRGTVIIDNKRYLFIQKLGEGGFSYVDLVEGLHDGHFYALKRILCHEQQDQEEAQREADMHRLFQHPNILRLMAYCLKERGAKHEAWLLLPFFKKGTLWNEIERLKDQGNFLTEDQILPLLLGICRGLEAIHAKGYAHRDLKPTNILLGDEGQPVLMDLGSMNQACIQVEGSRQALALQDWAAQRCTISYRAPELFSVQSHCVIDERTDVWSLGCVLYAMMFGEGPYDMVFQKGDSVALAVQNELNIPQSSRHSSALRQLLASMMTVDPQQRPRIPVILSQLEALQPPAPGQHTTQI from the exons ATGGGTCACGCACTGTGTGTCTGCTCCCGGGGGACTGTCATCATTGACAATAAGCGTTACCTCTTCATCCAGAAGTTAGGGGAGGG TGGGTTCAGCTATGTGGACCTAGTGGAGGGGTTACATGATGGACACTTCTACGCCCTGAAGCGAATCCTGTGTCATGAGCAGCAGGACCAAGAAGAGGCCCAGCGAGAGGCAGACATGCATCGCCTCTTCCAGCATCCAAACATCCTTCGCCTCATGGCTTACTGTCTGAAGGAACGAGGTGCTAAGCATGAAGCCTGGCTGCTGCTACCCTTCTTCAAG AAAGGTACGCTGTGGAATGAGATAGAAAGGCTGAAGGACCAAGGCAACTTCCTGACTGAAGACCAAATCCTTCCGTTGTTGCTGGGTATCTGCAGAGGCCTTGAGGCCATTCATGCCAAAGGTTATGCACACAG GGACCTGAAGCCCACCAATATTTTGCTTGGTGATGAAGGGCAGCCGGTTTTAATGGACTTGGGTTCTATGAATCAGGCCTGCATCCAGGTGGAGGGCTCACGCCAAGCCCTAGCTCTACAG GACTGGGCGGCCCAGCGGTGCACCATCTCCTACCGGGCACCTGAACTTTTTTCTGTGCAGAGCCACTGTGTCATCGATGAGCGGACTGATGTCTGG TCCCTAGGCTGTGTGCTTTATGCCATGATGTTTGGGGAAGGCCCTTATGATATGGTGTTCCAGAAGGGTGACAGTGTGGCTCTTGCTGTGCAGAATGAACTCAACATTCCACAAAGCTCCAG GCATTCTTCAGCACTGCGGCAGCTTTTGGCCTCTATGATGACTGTGGACCCCCAGCAGCGCCCTCGCATTCCCGTCATCCTCAGTCAGTTGGAGGCATTGCAGCCACCAGCTCCTGGCCAGCATACTACCCAAATCTGA
- the LOC110566956 gene encoding tubulin alpha-4A chain isoform X1: MRECISVHVGQAGVQMGNACWELYCLEHGIQPDGQMPSDKTIGGGDDSFTTFFCETGAGKHVPRAVFVDLEPTVIDEIRTGPYRQLFHPEQLITGKEDAANNYARGHYTIGKEIIDPVLDRIRKLSDQCTGLQGFLVFHSFGGGTGSGFTSLLMERLSVDYGKKSKLEFSIYPAPQVSTAVVEPYNSILTTHTTLEHSDCAFMVDNEAIYDICRRNLDIERPSYTNLNRLISQIVSSITASLRFDGALNVDLTEFQTNLVPYPRIHFPLATYAPVISAEKAYHEQLSVAEITNACFEPSNQMVKCDPRHGKYMACCLLYRGDVVPKDVNAAIAAIKTKRSIQFVDWCPTGFKVGINYQPPTVVPGGDLAKVQRAVCMLSNTTAIAEAWARLDHKFDLMYAKRAFVHWYVGEGMEEGEFSEAREDMAALEKDYEEVGIDSYEDEDEGEE; encoded by the exons CGTGAATGCATCTCAGTCCACGTGGGGCAGGCAGGTGTCCAGATGGGCAATGCCTGCTGGGAGCTCTACTGTCTGGAACACGGGATTCAGCCTGATGGACAGATGCCCAGTGATAAGACCATCGGTGGGGGGGATGACTCCTTCACCACCTTCTTCTGTGAAACTGGAGCTGGAAAACATGTGCCTCGGGCAGTCTTTGTGGACCTGGAGCCTACTGTCATTG ATGAGATCCGAACGGGCCCATACCGCCAGCTCTTCCACCCAGAGCAGCTTATCACTGGGAAAGAAGACGCGGCCAACAACTATGCCCGTGGCCACTACACCATCGGCAAGGAGATCATTGACCCGGTGCTGGACCGGATCCGCAAGCTG TCTGATCAGTGCACAGGACTTCAGGGTTTCTTAGTATTCCACAGCTTCGGAGGGGGCACCGGCTCCGGCTTCACCTCTCTGCTGATGGAGCGGCTTTCTGTTGACTATGGCAAGAAGTCCAAGCTGGAGTTCTCCATCTACCCAGCCCCACAAGTGTCCACAGCTGTCGTGGAGCCCTACAACTCCATCCTGACCACACATACCACCCTGGAACACTCAGACTGTGCCTTCATGGTCGACAACGAGGCCATCTATGACATCTGCCGCCGGAACCTGGACATCGAGCGCCCCAGCTATACCAACCTCAACCGTCTCATCAGCCAAATCGTCTCCTCCATCACAGCTTCCTTGCGCTTCGATGGGGCCCTCAATGTGGACCTGAcggagttccagaccaacctggtgCCCTACCCCCGAATCCACTTCCCCTTGGCCACCTATGCACCAGTCATTTCTGCAGAGAAAGCCTACCATGAGCAGCTGTCAGTGGCAGAGATCACCAATGCCTGCTTTGAGCCTTCCAACCAGATGGTGAAGTGTGACCCTCGGCATGGCAAGTACATGGCCTGCTGCCTGCTGTACCGTGGAGATGTGGTGCCCAAGGATGTGAATGCTGCCATTGCTGCCATCAAGACCAAACGTAGTATTCAGTTTGTGGACTGGTGTCCCACAGGCTTCAAGGTTGGTATCAACTACCAGCCACCCACTGTGGTGCCTGGGGGTGACCTGGCCAAAGTGCAGCGTGCAGTGTGCATGCTGAGCAACACAACTGCCATTGCCGAAGCCTGGGCCCGCCTGGACCACAAGTTTGACTTGATGTATGCCAAGAGGGCTTTTGTACACTGGTATGTGGGTGAGGGCATGGAGGAGGGTGAGTTCTCTGAGGCTCGAGAGGATATGGCTGCCCTGGAAAAGGATTATGAGGAAGTAGGCATCGACTCctatgaggatgaggatgagggagaagaatAG
- the LOC110566956 gene encoding tubulin alpha-4A chain isoform X2, which produces MGNACWELYCLEHGIQPDGQMPSDKTIGGGDDSFTTFFCETGAGKHVPRAVFVDLEPTVIDEIRTGPYRQLFHPEQLITGKEDAANNYARGHYTIGKEIIDPVLDRIRKLSDQCTGLQGFLVFHSFGGGTGSGFTSLLMERLSVDYGKKSKLEFSIYPAPQVSTAVVEPYNSILTTHTTLEHSDCAFMVDNEAIYDICRRNLDIERPSYTNLNRLISQIVSSITASLRFDGALNVDLTEFQTNLVPYPRIHFPLATYAPVISAEKAYHEQLSVAEITNACFEPSNQMVKCDPRHGKYMACCLLYRGDVVPKDVNAAIAAIKTKRSIQFVDWCPTGFKVGINYQPPTVVPGGDLAKVQRAVCMLSNTTAIAEAWARLDHKFDLMYAKRAFVHWYVGEGMEEGEFSEAREDMAALEKDYEEVGIDSYEDEDEGEE; this is translated from the exons ATGGGCAATGCCTGCTGGGAGCTCTACTGTCTGGAACACGGGATTCAGCCTGATGGACAGATGCCCAGTGATAAGACCATCGGTGGGGGGGATGACTCCTTCACCACCTTCTTCTGTGAAACTGGAGCTGGAAAACATGTGCCTCGGGCAGTCTTTGTGGACCTGGAGCCTACTGTCATTG ATGAGATCCGAACGGGCCCATACCGCCAGCTCTTCCACCCAGAGCAGCTTATCACTGGGAAAGAAGACGCGGCCAACAACTATGCCCGTGGCCACTACACCATCGGCAAGGAGATCATTGACCCGGTGCTGGACCGGATCCGCAAGCTG TCTGATCAGTGCACAGGACTTCAGGGTTTCTTAGTATTCCACAGCTTCGGAGGGGGCACCGGCTCCGGCTTCACCTCTCTGCTGATGGAGCGGCTTTCTGTTGACTATGGCAAGAAGTCCAAGCTGGAGTTCTCCATCTACCCAGCCCCACAAGTGTCCACAGCTGTCGTGGAGCCCTACAACTCCATCCTGACCACACATACCACCCTGGAACACTCAGACTGTGCCTTCATGGTCGACAACGAGGCCATCTATGACATCTGCCGCCGGAACCTGGACATCGAGCGCCCCAGCTATACCAACCTCAACCGTCTCATCAGCCAAATCGTCTCCTCCATCACAGCTTCCTTGCGCTTCGATGGGGCCCTCAATGTGGACCTGAcggagttccagaccaacctggtgCCCTACCCCCGAATCCACTTCCCCTTGGCCACCTATGCACCAGTCATTTCTGCAGAGAAAGCCTACCATGAGCAGCTGTCAGTGGCAGAGATCACCAATGCCTGCTTTGAGCCTTCCAACCAGATGGTGAAGTGTGACCCTCGGCATGGCAAGTACATGGCCTGCTGCCTGCTGTACCGTGGAGATGTGGTGCCCAAGGATGTGAATGCTGCCATTGCTGCCATCAAGACCAAACGTAGTATTCAGTTTGTGGACTGGTGTCCCACAGGCTTCAAGGTTGGTATCAACTACCAGCCACCCACTGTGGTGCCTGGGGGTGACCTGGCCAAAGTGCAGCGTGCAGTGTGCATGCTGAGCAACACAACTGCCATTGCCGAAGCCTGGGCCCGCCTGGACCACAAGTTTGACTTGATGTATGCCAAGAGGGCTTTTGTACACTGGTATGTGGGTGAGGGCATGGAGGAGGGTGAGTTCTCTGAGGCTCGAGAGGATATGGCTGCCCTGGAAAAGGATTATGAGGAAGTAGGCATCGACTCctatgaggatgaggatgagggagaagaatAG